One window of the Hemitrygon akajei chromosome 5, sHemAka1.3, whole genome shotgun sequence genome contains the following:
- the znf804a gene encoding zinc finger protein 804A, giving the protein MACYYIVISSTHLSNGHFRNIKGVFRGPLCKNGSKTLDYAEKEKTITKALEDLKANFYCELCDKQYYKHQEFDNHINSYDHAHKQRLKELKQREFARNVASKSRKDEKKQEKALKRLHELAELRKQVRCAPGSGPMFKSTTVAVKNPPGKNQQCASLDIEGTSTDPECGMAASSAEANRGKNKLSTSNSADIWKPEHCKQGKQIRGKKIGFSFSFPKKVPVKLESSAAVFCENSEEGASKKNAIHKHKLGSKTSNTQAGSGAETVVDLESSERQQQNNSHNTAETPVKEAPLNLVITDNDNGVKGTNVSSSAPQVQWKNRPKLPVLVPVPSLKQDKLQKEEKDIEHAGSKNFSPNEDKSEDMTLSSQKTPSLVEGEASTLPDELTQKVNITEDSLHNLPENCCSENIVTETAGMQSNPCLCRRPGAPFFPVLSKDDSTVLQWPSEMLHFTKTQPSITFCCNPLYFDFRSSKAKGCAEEIKCKLNDLEGTQSSLKEKGMSNVNAKGNVLNSSSDTKLDSPSLCAQGGTCSDERHRSVERSDLGDCNEQGVGLKHHHDGAEREIREIRESIPHCKPKKLKKHRRSSRHVRHKRRKRRIAERFKNCKGKRKQTDLCKKLKRRKVFGEWKGRNTDAVSEGSSTSGTTQLTDEEHVTDSAECKAGQGETRVEDSEGSPDHFEVKFDQSNDTSEKLDGFCKNNECDSSKRNILINKDDDRVFIANNEAERKRASHENNEEINDFPSGNGTTGYRQQKQCSLARNSAEDSSPLYKRKESISGNGNNSFPDVEHSSQLNDERHSCQIHSKKRGCASLDSEAVIFYHKRCKHRYSSSPDRDHKQGLNSSYRSWSQVCRSSAAFNHKGRKESHQLKQQSQPRHTLKSQTSERERCLSPDGLLPCSTSFQENTCKVSGPECPGKDINMTNTSPVVTGKGCSSVADLPFVDDYHSKANNHLLNRPVPQMTACDGHNLDEHMKRGFWINHKGPSGDILFPRLSFVLDDHTALPHSEQAQKQGLLQKDVFPQKQADSCGDSIKDIKASLNEVFLCHYETAREEHGGRTWLQDGSNVSRCSAQQVLQNDATVLIGKQPPKSDPMSKPFSPLSQTISFAPEEIEKYRQLQIQAQQHIEQQKLDSRVKSPSPASAAPMHRPSSRQQSVTTASITTIHRTVLQHHPATAAALAAGSFIQPHLQSVPHAHLLPPHVAHISLAPALYPGGPAAFLATPQLHIIPACALRPDHFALHPLPAATLLPPLLTLHTPAIPLHHFLNSTFSTQDFLHLTGAPT; this is encoded by the coding sequence TGCCCCAGGGAGTGGCCCGATGTTCAAGTCAACAACTGTTGCTGTAAAGAATCCCCCAGGGAAAAACCAGCAGTGTGCAAGTCTGGACATTGAAGGAACATCGACAGATCCTGAATGTGGGATGGCTGCCAGCTCAGCGGAAGCCAACAGAGGAAAGAACAAGCTGTCCACAAGCAATTCAGCTGATATTTGGAAGCCTGAACATTGTAAACAGGGCAAGCAAATCCGTGGAAAGAAAATAGGATTCTCCTTTTCCTTTCCCAAAAAAGTCCCTGTTAAATTGGAATCATCGGCAGCAGTATTTTGTGAGAACAGCGAAGAGGGAGCAAGTAAGAAGAATGCAATCCACAAACACAAACTCGGCAGCAAAACTTCTAACACGCAGGCAGGTTCTGGAGCAGAGACTGTTGTTGATTTGGAAAGCAGTGAGCGTCAACAGCAAAACAATAGTCACAATACAGCAGAGACTCCTGTTAAAGAGGCGCCACTGAATTTGGTAATAACAGATAATGACAATGGTGTAAAGGGGACCAATGTTTCTTCTAGTGCACCTCAAGTTCAATGGAAGAACAGACCAAAGCTTCCCGTGTTGGTGCCTGTGCCATCACTAAAACAGGACAAActtcagaaggaagaaaaagacatAGAACATGCTGGGTCAAAGAATTTCAGTCCTAATGAGGACAAAAGTGAAGATATGACCTTGAGCAGCCAGAAGACACCTTCACTCGTGGAAGGTGAAGCAAGCACACTACCTGATGAACTAACCCAGAAGGTTAACATCACTGAAGACTCCCTCCATAATTTACCTGAGAATTGTTGTTCTGAAAATATAGTGACCGAGACTGCAGGTATGCAAAGCAATCCTTGCTTGTGTAGAAGACCAGGTGCCCCTTTCTTTCCTGTGCTCAGTAAAGATGACTCAACCGTACTTCAGTGGCCTTCGGAGATGTTACATTTTACCAAAACTCAACCTTCCATAACTTTTTGCTGCAACCCCTTATATTTTGATTTTAGGTCATCCAAAGCTAAAGGCTGTGCAGAAGAGATTAAATGCAAATTAAATGATCTAGAGGgaacccagagttcactaaaagaaAAAGGTATGTCCAATGTTAATGCTAAAGGGAATGTCCTCAATAGCTCTTCTGATACGAAGCTAGACAGCCCAAGTTTGTGTGCACAAGGTGGTACCTGTAGTGATGAGAGACATCGCTCTGTTGAAAGAAgcgatcttggtgattgtaatgAACAAGGGGTTGGATTAAAGCATCACCATGATGGGGCTGAGCGAGAGATTAGAGAAATCAGAGAAAGTATACCTCATTGCAAACCTAAAAAATTGAAAAAGCACAGAAGGTCTTCCAGGCACGTACGACATAAACGAAGGAAACGGAGAATTGCAGAACGTTTTAAAAACTGTAAAGGAAAGAGGAAGCAAACAGACTTATGTAAAAAGTTGAAAAGGAGAAAAGTGTTCGGGGAGTGGAAAGGTAGAAACACAGATGCGGTTAGCGAAGGCTCCAGTACTTCAGGAACAACTCAATTGACTGACGAAGAACATGTCACAGACAGTGCCGAATGCAAAGCTGGGCAAGGAGAAACGAGAGTAGAAGATTCAGAAGGAAGTCCTGATCACTTTGAAGTTAAATTTGATCAAAGCAATGACACTTCAGAGAAATTGGATGGCTTCTGTAAAAATAATGAGTGTGACAGTTCAAAAAGAAATATTTTGATAAATAAGGATGATGATAGAGTATTTATTGCAAATAATGAGGCAGAAAGAAAGAGAGCGAGTCACGAGAACAATGAGGAGATTAATGATTTTCCATCAGGTAATGGGACAACTGGCTACAGACAACAGAAGCAGTGCTCATTGGCCAGGAATTCTGCAGAAGACTCATCACCTTTGTATAAAAGAAAGGAAAGTATTAGTGGCAATGGCAACAATTCTTTTCCAGACGTGGAGCATTCCAGTCAACTGAATGATGAACGACATTCTTGCCAGATCCATTCAAAGAAGAGAGGCTGTGCCTCTCTGGACTCTGAAGCCGTCATATTCTATCATAAGCGGTGTAAGCATAGATATTCTTCGTCACCGGACAGAGACCATAAACAAGGCCTTAACTCATCATATAGGAGTTGGAGTCAGGTGTGTCGTTCCAGTGCAGCCTTCAACCACAAAGGTAGAAAAGAATCTCACCAACTAAAGCAACAATCTCAACCCAGGCACACTTTAAAGAGCCAAAcatcagagagagaaagatgttTATCACCAGATGGGTTGCTGCCTTGCTCCacttcatttcaagagaacacATGCAAAGTTTCAGGACCAGAGTGTCCAGGGAAAGATATAAATATGACAAACACCTCTCCTGTCGTGACAGGGAAAGGCTGCAGTTCAGTGGCCGATTTGCCATTTGTAGATGATTATCATTCAAAGGCAAACAATCATCTCCTGAACAGGCCAGTCCCCCAGATGACAGCATGTGATGGGCATAACCTTGATGAACATATGAAACGTGGTTTTTGGATTAATCACAAAGGTCCTTCAGGGGATATTTTATTTCCTAGGCTTTCATTTGTTCTAGATGACCATACTGCCTTGCCTCATAGTGAACAAGCACAAAAGCAGGGTTTGTTACAGAAAGATGTGTTTCCGCAGAAGCAGGCAGACTCATGTGGGGATAGCATTAAGGATATTAAGGCATCTCTAAATGAAGTCTTTCTCTGCCATTATGAAACTGCACGTGAGGAACACGGAGGAAGAACATGGCTTCAAGATGGCTCAAATGTTTCACGCTGCAGTGCCCAGCAAGTCCTGCAGAACGATGCAACGGTACTTATCGGCAAACAACCTCCCAAGTCAGATCCAATGTCGAAACCTTTCTCCCCGCTTTCTCAAACAATATCCTTCGCACCAGAAGAAATCGAGAAATACAGGCAGCTGCAGATCCAAGCTCAGCAGCACATTGAGCAGCAGAAGCTGGACAGCAGAGTGAAGTCGCCTTCGCCTGCTTCAGCAGCTCCCATGCATCGTCCGTCCTCTCGCCAGCAGTCAGTGACAACTGCATCAATTACAACCATTCACCGCACGGTGCTCCAGCATCACCCAGCCACTGCTGCTGCCCTGGCTGCTGGGTCATTCATACAGCCCCATTTACAGTCTGTTCCACATGCTCACCTTCTCCCACCACACGTAGCCCACATTTCATTAGCTCCTGCCCTTTATCCGGGAGGCCCTGCAGCGTTTCTAGCCACTCCACAACTTCACATCATCCCGGCTTGTGCCCTCCGTCCAGATCACTTTGCCCTCCACCCACTGCCAGCCGCTACCTTGTTACCCCCATTACTCACGCTCCACACACCGGCTATTCCTCTCCACCACTTCCTCAATTCCACTTTCTCCACCCAGGATTTTCTGCACCTAACAGGAGCCCCCACGTAA